One Hydrogenispora ethanolica DNA window includes the following coding sequences:
- a CDS encoding sugar phosphate nucleotidyltransferase — protein sequence MKAVIMAGGKGTRLRPLTCNKPKPMVPIANRPMMEHIIYLLRKHGFAEVLVTLFYLPEAVENYFGDGREFGLAMRYFVEEKPLGTAGSVRNAAADLTETFLVISGDALTDIDLTAALRFHRERGATATIILTKVENPLEYGVVITDPRGAIQRFLEKPGWGEVFSDTVNTGIYILEPKIFNYFEPGQEFDFSKNLFPMLLAQGEPLYGYVADGYWSDIGNLEQYRQAHYDVLNDRVKVSIPGREIKPGLWVGEGVEIDPGASVATPVLIGDYSRVKPGAEIGAYSVLGDYGIIQEGASVKRGILWNHCYLGSYSEVRGATLCHHVYLKGKNAVYEGAVLGEGVELGLKAVVRPEVKVWPNKILDSGSVLNDSLIWAKKSAKSLFGASGISGTVNQEITPEVGAKLGAVFGAYLKPGAQVTVSSDNFRASRVLKRALVSGVLAAGVNAYDLGTLPTPAARYALVALGARGGLHLRIDPRDPEGILIQFIDERGLNVAKSVERALENAFASEDFPRSPAGAMGELTFVPQLVQPYLQGLIGPEAQKMIAASRLKVVTSYDQGSLTLLLPALLEELQCKVIHAGTEEEGAELPARPRTLQELLGAISRVGTAVREHQADLGVIVDNNAERLILLDEHGEILKEEQLVALLSLLVLKYHPAAALPVPMTAPQFIEDLAREYHGRVIRTKVNPRSLMEQLAQERLFPTGQGDGAFLPQFDALFTLVRVLELLARERVSLAGAKALIPQVQRGYAEVDCPWEEKGRIMRNLYEEQKERPLEMTDGLKVYHDGGWALVLPDAEEPIFRIYSEAGTGEEADALTQYYMSRINELQLS from the coding sequence TTGAAAGCAGTCATCATGGCCGGCGGGAAGGGAACCCGGCTCCGGCCGCTCACTTGCAACAAACCCAAACCGATGGTTCCCATCGCCAACCGGCCGATGATGGAGCACATCATCTATCTCCTGCGCAAGCACGGTTTCGCTGAAGTCCTGGTGACCCTCTTTTATCTGCCCGAGGCGGTCGAGAATTATTTCGGGGACGGCCGGGAGTTCGGGCTGGCGATGCGCTATTTCGTGGAGGAGAAGCCGCTGGGCACGGCCGGCTCGGTCCGGAACGCGGCCGCCGATCTGACCGAGACCTTCTTGGTCATCAGCGGCGACGCGCTGACCGACATCGACCTGACGGCGGCGCTCCGTTTTCACCGCGAGCGGGGCGCGACCGCCACCATCATCCTGACCAAGGTGGAGAACCCGCTCGAATACGGGGTGGTCATCACCGACCCGCGGGGCGCGATCCAGCGGTTCCTGGAGAAGCCAGGCTGGGGCGAGGTCTTCAGCGACACCGTGAATACCGGCATCTATATTTTGGAGCCCAAGATCTTCAATTATTTCGAGCCGGGCCAGGAGTTCGATTTCAGCAAGAACCTCTTCCCGATGCTGTTGGCCCAGGGAGAACCGCTCTACGGCTATGTGGCGGACGGCTACTGGTCGGACATCGGCAATCTCGAGCAATACCGCCAGGCCCATTACGACGTCTTGAACGATCGGGTCAAGGTCTCCATCCCCGGCCGGGAGATCAAGCCCGGGCTGTGGGTCGGCGAAGGGGTGGAGATTGACCCGGGGGCGAGCGTGGCCACGCCGGTCCTAATCGGCGATTACTCCCGGGTGAAGCCGGGGGCGGAGATCGGCGCCTATTCGGTGCTGGGCGATTACGGCATCATTCAGGAAGGGGCCAGCGTCAAGCGGGGCATCCTTTGGAACCATTGCTACCTGGGGAGCTATTCCGAGGTGCGCGGCGCCACGCTCTGTCATCATGTTTATTTGAAGGGAAAGAACGCGGTCTATGAAGGGGCGGTGCTCGGCGAAGGCGTCGAGTTGGGCCTGAAGGCGGTGGTCCGGCCCGAGGTGAAGGTCTGGCCCAACAAGATCCTGGACAGCGGGAGCGTGCTCAATGACAGCCTGATCTGGGCCAAAAAATCAGCCAAGAGCCTCTTCGGCGCCTCGGGGATCAGCGGCACGGTCAATCAGGAGATCACGCCCGAGGTCGGCGCCAAGCTGGGCGCGGTCTTTGGCGCCTATTTGAAACCCGGCGCCCAGGTTACGGTCAGTTCCGACAACTTCCGGGCCTCGCGGGTGCTCAAACGGGCGCTGGTCTCCGGAGTCCTGGCGGCGGGGGTCAATGCCTACGACCTCGGGACCCTGCCGACGCCGGCGGCCCGTTACGCGCTGGTGGCGCTGGGCGCCCGGGGCGGGCTGCACCTGCGGATCGATCCCCGGGATCCCGAGGGGATCCTGATCCAATTCATAGACGAGCGGGGCCTGAATGTCGCCAAAAGCGTCGAACGGGCGCTGGAAAACGCCTTCGCCAGCGAGGATTTTCCGCGCAGCCCGGCCGGGGCCATGGGCGAGCTGACCTTCGTGCCGCAGCTGGTCCAGCCGTACCTCCAGGGCCTCATCGGGCCGGAGGCGCAAAAAATGATCGCCGCCTCGCGGCTGAAGGTGGTGACCAGCTACGACCAGGGCAGTCTGACATTGCTGCTGCCGGCGCTGCTGGAGGAGTTGCAGTGCAAGGTGATCCACGCCGGGACCGAGGAGGAGGGGGCGGAGCTTCCAGCCCGGCCGCGCACCCTCCAGGAATTGCTGGGCGCCATCAGCCGGGTCGGGACAGCGGTCCGCGAGCACCAGGCCGATCTGGGCGTGATCGTCGACAACAACGCCGAGCGGTTGATCCTCCTGGACGAGCACGGCGAGATCCTCAAGGAAGAGCAGCTGGTGGCGCTGCTGTCGCTGCTGGTGCTGAAGTACCACCCGGCGGCGGCGCTGCCGGTACCGATGACCGCGCCGCAATTCATCGAGGATCTGGCCCGCGAGTACCATGGCCGGGTGATCCGGACCAAGGTCAATCCGCGTTCGCTCATGGAGCAGCTGGCCCAGGAGCGGCTCTTCCCCACCGGCCAGGGCGACGGGGCGTTCCTGCCGCAGTTTGACGCCTTGTTTACCCTGGTCAGAGTATTGGAACTGCTGGCCCGGGAACGGGTGAGCCTGGCCGGGGCCAAGGCGCTCATCCCCCAGGTGCAGCGGGGTTACGCCGAGGTCGATTGCCCCTGGGAAGAGAAGGGGCGGATCATGCGCAACTTGTATGAGGAGCAGAAGGAGCGGCCTTTGGAGATGACCGACGGTTTGAAGGTCTACCACGACGGCGGTTGGGCCCTGGTATTGCCCGACGCCGAGGAGCCGATCTTCCGGATCTATTCCGAAGCCGGGACCGGCGAGGAAGCGGACGCCTTGACCCAATACTATATGAGCCGCATCAACGAGCTGCAATTGAGTTAG
- a CDS encoding DUF1538 domain-containing protein — MNFKETAMEVIYAIIPIVAIVILLQLTIGRLPMEVFTRFLGGAVLIVIGLILFFIGVKIGFLPMGEMLGAAIVARGKLWLILTLGFVIGFVLTIAEPDVQVLAMQVAQVSEGAIPKNLLIAFVALGVAIFVSLALLRVSLNIPLIYLLTGGYLLTFALAAFTPPQFLAVAFDAGGVTTGPMTVPVILALGVGAVAGLGKRSSTQDSFGWIGLASLGPILAVLLLGVMFQ, encoded by the coding sequence GTGAATTTCAAAGAAACGGCAATGGAAGTGATTTATGCGATAATCCCTATTGTGGCGATCGTAATCCTGTTACAGCTGACAATAGGCAGGCTTCCAATGGAAGTCTTCACCCGGTTTCTTGGCGGAGCGGTACTGATAGTCATCGGATTAATCCTTTTTTTCATAGGCGTCAAAATCGGTTTTTTACCGATGGGCGAGATGTTGGGCGCGGCGATCGTCGCCCGGGGCAAGCTGTGGTTGATCTTGACCTTGGGCTTTGTGATCGGTTTCGTTCTCACCATTGCCGAGCCGGATGTACAGGTCCTGGCGATGCAGGTGGCCCAAGTCTCCGAAGGCGCCATCCCGAAAAACTTGTTGATAGCCTTTGTAGCGCTGGGGGTGGCGATTTTTGTGTCCCTGGCGCTGTTGAGGGTGTCGCTGAACATTCCGCTCATTTATTTGCTGACCGGCGGCTATCTTCTCACTTTTGCGCTGGCGGCGTTCACTCCGCCGCAATTTCTGGCGGTCGCTTTCGACGCCGGCGGGGTGACCACGGGCCCGATGACCGTCCCCGTCATCCTGGCGTTGGGCGTGGGCGCGGTGGCCGGTTTGGGCAAAAGAAGCTCCACCCAGGATAGTTTCGGCTGGATCGGATTGGCCTCGCTGGGGCCGATTCTGGCGGTGCTGTTATTGGGGGTGATGTTTCAATGA
- a CDS encoding DUF1538 domain-containing protein, giving the protein MLREVFWALFPVVAVFAVSQVIMLKLPKRQLKKIVRGMLLVFLGVALFLQGVHVGFLPAGDLLGKTLGSIKHNWILVPLGFLLGFAAVLAEPAVLVLSNQVEEISGGHINKKILLYALAIGVALSVALSMARVLLGISLWYFLIPGYILVIGLAFLSDPAFVGIAFDSGGAATGPMTVTFILALTVGAAKVLENRNPLLDGFGMIALVALTPILAILSLGFLYSRKERNNG; this is encoded by the coding sequence GTGCTAAGGGAAGTCTTCTGGGCGCTCTTCCCGGTAGTGGCGGTTTTTGCGGTGTCCCAAGTCATCATGTTGAAGCTTCCGAAACGGCAGTTAAAGAAGATCGTTCGCGGAATGCTGCTGGTTTTCCTGGGCGTGGCGCTCTTTCTCCAAGGTGTCCACGTCGGCTTCCTCCCCGCGGGGGATCTATTGGGGAAGACCCTGGGGTCTATCAAGCATAATTGGATATTAGTCCCGCTGGGATTTTTGCTGGGTTTCGCCGCGGTGCTGGCGGAACCGGCGGTGTTGGTCCTGAGCAATCAGGTGGAAGAGATCTCGGGCGGGCATATCAATAAGAAAATATTACTGTACGCCCTGGCCATCGGAGTGGCGCTGTCGGTGGCGTTATCCATGGCCCGGGTGTTGCTGGGGATATCGCTCTGGTATTTTCTCATACCCGGCTATATTCTTGTGATCGGGCTCGCGTTTCTTTCCGATCCGGCCTTCGTGGGCATCGCCTTTGACTCGGGGGGAGCGGCCACCGGGCCGATGACCGTGACGTTTATTTTGGCCCTGACGGTGGGCGCGGCCAAGGTCTTGGAGAACCGGAATCCCCTGCTCGATGGTTTCGGCATGATTGCACTGGTCGCCTTGACGCCGATTTTGGCGATTTTATCCTTAGGGTTTTTATATAGCAGAAAGGAGCGGAACAATGGCTGA
- a CDS encoding P-II family nitrogen regulator has protein sequence MAEGGVDAKADAKLIVTILKKGVASRVVAATKKAGASGGTIVLARGTANKDIYLKFLGMEYEPEKEIVLTVADRNMVDTMLQTIVQEAQLDKPGNGIAMVLDLKRLIGVVHLMANFPVSQSQSPGGER, from the coding sequence ATGGCTGAAGGCGGGGTTGATGCGAAGGCCGACGCGAAGTTGATCGTCACCATCCTCAAAAAGGGGGTGGCCAGCAGAGTGGTGGCCGCCACCAAAAAAGCCGGAGCATCGGGCGGCACCATCGTTTTGGCGCGTGGCACGGCGAACAAGGATATCTATCTGAAGTTTTTGGGCATGGAATACGAACCGGAGAAAGAGATCGTTCTGACGGTCGCGGACCGAAATATGGTCGATACCATGCTCCAGACGATTGTTCAGGAGGCGCAATTGGATAAGCCGGGCAACGGCATTGCGATGGTACTCGATTTAAAACGCTTGATCGGAGTCGTTCACTTAATGGCCAATTTTCCAGTTTCCCAAAGTCAAAGTCCGGGAGGTGAGCGGTAA
- a CDS encoding P-II family nitrogen regulator, which translates to MAENCPQFELIVTIVNRGYAEDVIDAAKKAGASGGTIIHSRGTGIHENAKLFGIPIEPEKEIILTLVERIQTDAVLDAISNAVNLDTPSRGIAFVLNVEKTAGICHLRPKQDSFGNAKSS; encoded by the coding sequence ATGGCTGAGAATTGTCCGCAATTTGAATTGATTGTGACCATCGTCAATCGGGGCTATGCCGAGGATGTGATCGATGCGGCCAAAAAAGCGGGGGCTTCGGGCGGCACCATCATCCACAGCCGCGGGACAGGCATTCATGAAAACGCTAAATTATTCGGGATACCGATCGAGCCGGAAAAGGAGATTATCTTGACATTGGTAGAGCGGATCCAAACGGATGCAGTGTTGGACGCCATCTCCAACGCAGTGAATTTGGATACGCCGAGCAGGGGCATTGCCTTTGTATTGAATGTCGAGAAGACGGCGGGCATTTGCCACCTTCGTCCAAAACAAGACTCCTTCGGCAACGCCAAATCGTCTTGA
- a CDS encoding LysM peptidoglycan-binding domain-containing protein: MNRRRGPRGPERPRGREYPRYPYPYQPYQPVPYYYPPGYAPGYAPGYQRPQQPGYCPYGGTAYTVQEDMDVSTLANQLGVSEDTILSYNPGLSPDSTISSGQVVCLPTS, translated from the coding sequence ATGAACCGACGCAGAGGACCCAGAGGACCGGAGCGGCCACGGGGGCGGGAGTACCCGCGGTACCCTTACCCTTACCAGCCTTATCAGCCCGTTCCGTATTACTATCCCCCGGGCTATGCCCCCGGATATGCTCCCGGATACCAGCGACCCCAGCAACCAGGCTATTGCCCCTATGGCGGAACGGCTTACACGGTCCAAGAAGATATGGACGTTTCTACCTTAGCCAACCAGCTCGGTGTCTCCGAGGACACGATTCTCAGCTATAATCCAGGTCTCAGCCCGGATTCAACCATCTCCAGCGGGCAGGTCGTCTGTCTGCCAACCAGCTAA